One window of Mediterraneibacter butyricigenes genomic DNA carries:
- a CDS encoding thioesterase family protein produces the protein MSYRLQKDKTCSGKEQTLEIGITKEQTILVTEELTAQKMGSGLLPVYATPCMIALMENTASTSVESFLEEGQGTVGTAINIKHTAATPVGMKVTCESKLVEVDRKRLVFEVKAYDEAGEIGSGTHERFIIENEKFMKRAEGKKQN, from the coding sequence ATGTCATACAGACTACAGAAAGATAAAACCTGTAGCGGAAAGGAACAGACTTTGGAAATTGGAATCACAAAAGAACAGACGATCCTTGTAACAGAGGAACTGACAGCACAGAAAATGGGAAGCGGACTGCTTCCGGTTTATGCCACACCGTGTATGATCGCGCTGATGGAAAATACAGCAAGTACCAGCGTGGAATCTTTCCTGGAAGAAGGACAGGGAACGGTTGGAACAGCCATCAATATCAAACATACAGCAGCAACTCCGGTGGGTATGAAAGTGACCTGTGAGTCAAAGCTTGTGGAAGTAGACAGAAAACGTCTGGTGTTTGAAGTGAAAGCTTATGATGAAGCCGGAGAAATCGGCTCAGGAACTCATGAGCGTTTCATTATTGAAAATGAAAAATTCATGAAACGTGCTGAGGGCAAGAAACAGAACTAA
- the ptsP gene encoding phosphoenolpyruvate--protein phosphotransferase, with product MITLTGKSVFGGVAIGKISFYKRSEKTIKREHVEDTDAEYQRFKDAQKIALDQLKKLYDKAMADVGEANAMIFEVHQMMLEDLDYVESIENIIKTQNVNAEYAIATTSDNFAQMFASMDDAYMQGRAADVKDISERLLGILSGTIDSIVQTDEPSIIAADDLAPSETVQLDKDKVLAFTTMYGSSNSHTAILARTMNIPAIIGLGEALTQEYDGKMAIVDGFTGIMYIDPDEKTMEEMKAKQQKDLEQKALLEQLKGKENITKEGQKINVYANIGNVADLGAVLKNDAGGIGLFRSEFLYLENETYPTEEQQFAVYKQVAETMAGKKVIIRTLDIGADKQVDYFNLDKEENPALGYRAIRICLTRPEIFKTQLRALYRAAVYGNLSIMFPMIISVAEVKKIKEIIEEVKDELKAEGIPYKEDVETGIMIETPASVMVSRELAKEVDFFSVGTNDLTQYTLAIDRQNSKLDEFYDPHHPAVLSMIKMAADNAHAEGKWIGICGELGADLELTEEFLKMGLDELSVSPAMVLPLRKRIRDL from the coding sequence ATGATTACATTAACAGGTAAAAGTGTGTTCGGTGGTGTCGCAATCGGAAAGATTTCTTTTTATAAAAGAAGCGAAAAGACGATCAAGAGAGAACATGTAGAAGATACTGATGCAGAGTATCAGCGTTTCAAAGATGCGCAGAAGATTGCACTGGATCAGTTGAAGAAGCTTTATGATAAGGCAATGGCAGATGTAGGTGAAGCAAATGCCATGATCTTTGAAGTACATCAGATGATGCTAGAAGATCTGGATTATGTGGAATCTATAGAGAACATTATTAAGACACAGAATGTAAATGCAGAATATGCAATTGCTACAACGTCTGATAATTTTGCACAGATGTTTGCATCCATGGACGATGCTTATATGCAGGGACGTGCAGCCGATGTCAAAGATATTTCTGAGAGATTACTCGGTATTCTGTCAGGAACCATAGATTCTATTGTACAGACAGATGAACCGTCGATCATCGCAGCAGATGATCTGGCTCCGAGTGAGACTGTACAGCTTGATAAGGACAAAGTTCTTGCATTTACAACGATGTATGGATCTTCAAACTCCCATACAGCAATCCTGGCAAGAACCATGAATATTCCGGCTATTATCGGTCTGGGAGAAGCCCTGACGCAGGAATATGACGGAAAGATGGCAATCGTTGACGGATTTACAGGTATCATGTATATCGATCCGGACGAGAAGACCATGGAAGAGATGAAAGCAAAACAGCAGAAAGATCTGGAACAGAAAGCTCTGCTGGAACAGTTGAAAGGCAAAGAAAACATTACCAAAGAAGGACAGAAGATCAATGTCTATGCCAATATCGGTAATGTGGCAGATCTTGGAGCAGTTCTGAAAAATGATGCCGGCGGTATCGGACTGTTCAGAAGTGAGTTCCTGTATCTGGAAAATGAAACCTATCCGACAGAGGAACAGCAGTTTGCAGTTTACAAACAGGTTGCTGAGACGATGGCAGGAAAGAAAGTCATCATCCGTACTCTGGATATCGGAGCAGATAAACAGGTAGATTACTTCAACCTGGATAAAGAAGAGAACCCGGCGTTGGGATACCGTGCAATTCGTATCTGTCTGACAAGACCGGAGATCTTCAAGACGCAGCTTCGAGCATTATATCGTGCAGCAGTTTATGGAAACCTTTCCATCATGTTCCCGATGATCATTTCCGTAGCAGAAGTGAAGAAGATCAAAGAGATCATTGAAGAAGTAAAGGATGAACTGAAGGCGGAAGGCATTCCGTACAAAGAGGATGTGGAGACCGGTATCATGATCGAGACTCCGGCATCTGTTATGGTCAGTCGTGAGCTTGCAAAGGAAGTGGATTTCTTCAGCGTCGGAACCAATGACCTGACCCAGTACACCCTGGCAATCGACCGTCAGAATTCCAAATTGGACGAGTTCTATGATCCGCACCATCCGGCAGTCCTTTCCATGATCAAGATGGCAGCAGACAATGCACATGCCGAAGGAAAATGGATCGGTATCTGTGGTGAATTGGGTGCAGACCTTGAACTGACCGAAGAATTCCTGAAGATGGGACTGGATGAGCTGTCCGTATCACCGGCAATGGTTCTCCCGCTCAGAAAACGGATTCGCGATCTGTAA
- a CDS encoding HPr family phosphocarrier protein, translating into MKEFKYVVTDPEGLHARPAGILVKKAAEFQSKIMIDKAGKAADAKRILGVMGLGVKKGEEVTITAEGEDEETAIVALEAFFKENL; encoded by the coding sequence ATGAAAGAATTTAAGTATGTTGTAACAGACCCGGAAGGACTTCACGCAAGACCGGCAGGAATCCTTGTAAAGAAAGCCGCAGAGTTCCAGTCAAAGATCATGATTGACAAAGCTGGAAAAGCAGCAGATGCTAAGAGAATCCTCGGAGTTATGGGACTTGGCGTAAAGAAAGGTGAAGAAGTGACCATCACAGCAGAAGGAGAAGATGAAGAGACAGCAATCGTTGCTCTGGAAGCATTCTTCAAAGAAAATCTGTAA
- a CDS encoding cold-shock protein, producing MSTGTVKWFNNQKGYGFISDAEGNDVFVHYTGLNMEGYKTLEEGQEVEFEVTEGTKGPQAVNVTKL from the coding sequence ATGAGCACAGGTACAGTAAAATGGTTTAACAACCAAAAAGGTTACGGATTCATCTCTGACGCAGAGGGTAATGATGTATTCGTTCACTACACAGGACTGAACATGGAAGGATACAAGACTCTTGAAGAAGGTCAGGAAGTTGAATTCGAAGTAACTGAAGGAACAAAAGGACCTCAGGCTGTCAACGTAACCAAACTTTAA
- a CDS encoding cupin domain-containing protein: MSKVREVFEKGDGILQLLPTWVPRPFNRPGRRLRLHPDDYFAMGMDRGAIVERWFSSITHVETEGAEEFEGMSFVNVDDDPEQKILFKEFVDELGADLIGDELMEKYGTWPMYSKFYDYDMPLFHHIHHAEEACEKVGVKPKHEHYFFPKQYNQHLGQMPVSYFGFDPSVTKEEVIERLKDFTVRDTRITELSRAFRIELDTGWYTPAGVVHAPGSLCTYEPQWNSDVMAIWENVVNGEVFHYNDLSGYLPEEDKKDIEKIFEVADWEKNTCPDYRKRYFHRPVEEQSGDGFDQKWIVYGNDFVGGKELVVEPGKTVTIKDPCAYGCVVIEGYGKIGNFQCEAPTLIHYGQATADEFFVSKKRAQEGVTITNISKYEPLVMLKHFGPDGQILQKW, encoded by the coding sequence ATGTCAAAAGTCAGAGAGGTGTTTGAAAAGGGAGATGGAATCTTACAGTTATTACCGACATGGGTACCGAGACCGTTTAACCGTCCGGGACGCAGACTGAGATTGCATCCGGATGATTATTTTGCAATGGGAATGGATCGCGGTGCGATCGTGGAGAGATGGTTCAGTTCCATTACTCATGTGGAGACAGAAGGCGCAGAGGAATTTGAGGGAATGAGCTTTGTCAATGTAGACGACGATCCGGAACAGAAGATTCTTTTCAAGGAGTTTGTGGATGAGCTGGGAGCAGATCTGATCGGTGATGAACTGATGGAAAAGTACGGAACCTGGCCAATGTATTCCAAGTTCTATGATTATGATATGCCGTTGTTCCATCATATCCATCATGCAGAAGAAGCCTGTGAGAAGGTGGGCGTGAAGCCGAAACACGAACATTATTTCTTCCCGAAGCAGTATAATCAGCACCTGGGACAGATGCCGGTCAGCTATTTTGGATTTGATCCTTCCGTAACGAAGGAAGAAGTCATTGAACGTCTGAAAGATTTTACGGTTCGTGACACCAGAATTACGGAGCTTTCCAGAGCGTTTAGAATTGAGCTGGATACCGGATGGTACACTCCGGCAGGCGTGGTACATGCACCGGGATCTCTGTGTACTTATGAACCGCAGTGGAACAGTGATGTCATGGCGATCTGGGAAAATGTGGTCAATGGGGAAGTCTTCCATTACAATGATCTGTCCGGTTATCTTCCGGAAGAGGATAAAAAAGATATTGAAAAGATTTTTGAAGTGGCTGACTGGGAGAAGAATACCTGTCCGGATTACAGAAAACGGTATTTCCACCGTCCGGTAGAGGAGCAGAGTGGAGATGGATTTGATCAGAAATGGATTGTATATGGAAATGATTTTGTGGGCGGAAAAGAATTGGTCGTAGAACCGGGCAAAACCGTCACCATCAAAGATCCGTGCGCTTATGGATGTGTGGTAATTGAGGGATATGGAAAGATTGGCAACTTCCAGTGCGAAGCTCCGACCCTGATCCATTATGGACAGGCGACAGCAGATGAGTTCTTTGTCAGCAAAAAACGGGCACAGGAAGGAGTTACCATCACCAACATTTCCAAATATGAGCCGCTGGTTATGCTGAAACATTTCGGACCGGACGGACAGATTCTTCAGAAATGGTAG